DNA from Sphingomonas psychrotolerans:
ACTGGTTGGACCAGAACCACGGCACTGCATCGTAAACGGCGTCGACGCCGAGGATCGTCTTTGCTGCCACCGTCGCCTGATCATTCGCGTTCTGGACCGATTCGAGACGGATGCCGCGGTCTGCGGCGAAACGATTGGCATGAAGCGCGCAATCGCCGACCGCGAATATGTCTGGCAGCGAAGTGCGGGATTGCGCGTCGACCAGCACGCCATTGCCGCCATTCGCGCCCGCATCGAGCAACGGCGCGACCGCCGGATCGATGCCGATGCCGACGATCGCCATTTCCGCGGGCAAGGTCTCCCCGCCGGCCAGCCGCACGCCGGTGACGCGGTCTTCGCCGAAGATCGCCTCAACCACCACCCCGAGCCGAATGTCGACGCCGTGCGCGCGGTGTTCCGCCTCGAAAAAGCGCGACAGCGGCTCGCCGGCAACCCGCGCGAGCACCCGGTCCTGTGCTTCCAGCACGGTCACTTCGCGCCCGAGCCTGGCGAGCACCGCCGCGGCCTCCAGCCCGATATAGCCGCCGCCGATCACCACGACCCGGCGCACAGCGGGCAACTCCGCGATCATCCGGTCGACATCGGCGCGGGTGCGCACGGTGTGGATGCCCGCCAGATCGCCGCCGGCGCAGGCCAGTCGCCGGGGCTTGCCGCCGGTCGCCCAGATCAATGTGCCATAGCCGATATTCTCGCCGTCCGCGGTGGCGATGGTGTGACCGACCGGATCGACCTTCACGGCCGTACGGCCGGGGAGCAAGGCCACTTGCCGCTCGTCCCAAAACGCGGCGTTGCGGATCAGCAGCCGCTCGAACGGCTTGTCGCCGGCGAGATATTCCTTGGAGAGCGGGGGGCGCTCATAAGGAAGCTCGGGCTCGTCGCCGAGCAGACCGATCGAGCCGGCGAACTGGTGCTGCCGCAGCGCAATCGCGGCCTGCGCACCGGCATGTCCGGCACCGACGATCAGAACGTCGTAGCGAGTCACGCCGTCAGCCGTTCGGCGTGCCAGGCGACATGATCGGTCAGGAAGGTCGAGATGAAATAATAGCTGTGGTCGTAACCCGGCTGGACCCGAAGCGTCAGCGGGATGCCTGCGGCGTCGCACGCGGCGCGCAGCAGTTCGGGGCGCAGCTGATCGTGGAGGAACTGGTCGGCATCGCCGACGTCGACGAGCAGTTCGCCAACGCGTGCACCGTCGAGGATCAGCGCACACGCGTCATAGGGGTGCCATGCCGTTCGGTCCGCACCGAGATAACCGGCGAGCGCTTTCTCGCCCCACGGCACCACGCTGGGCGCGACGATCGGCGCGAAGGCCGAGACGCTGCGGAAGCGATCCGGATTGCGCAGTGCGATGGTCAGCGCGCCATGCCCGCCCATCGAATGGCCGGTAATGCCTTGCCGGGTCATGTCGGCGGGGAATTCGGCGGCGATCAGTTCGGGCAGCTCCTGCTCGATATAGCTGCGCATGCGGAAGTGCGAAGCCCAGGGCGCTTCAGTGGCATCGACATAGAAACCAGCGCCCTGGCCGAAATCATAGGCGTCGTCATTCGGCACCCCTTCGCCGCGCGGCGAAGTATCGGGCGCGATGAAGATGACGCCGCGCTCGGCGCAGGCCCGGCGATACTCGCCCTTGTCGGTGACGTTGGCGTGGGTGCAGGTGAGCCCGGAGAGATACCAGAGCACCGGCAGCTTCGCGCCTGCCGGGTGCGGCGGCACATAGACCGAGAAGGTCATCTCGGTGCCGGTCGCCAGGGATGCGTGGCGATAGACGCCCTGCACGCCATCATGCGCCTTGTTGGTGGAGAGGGTTTCCATAACGGTCCTTAGCGGGAGACGATCGTGCGGATGAAAGTGTCCAGTTGAGCGCCAGCCGCCCGACAACCGGTGCAAACACCGCGCGCAACGCGTCGGTATCCGGCCGCCTTGAACTCGACTCGCATGAAGAAGCGCCCGGCATCGAGATGGGCATATTGCTGACTATCAAGGATGAACCCGCCGCACTCCGCCAGAAAGCCGCTGACCGCCGCGGCGATGCCGGGGCGGTCCTCGCAATCGAGCGTCGGCAGCCAGGAAGAGGTCATCCCTCCACCACCGGGCGCTGCGGCGATCCTTCGCCCAGATTATGCGTGCCGCCTGGCTCGATGTTGATCATGCGGACCTCGCCGCGCCGCGCGACCGGGCGGTGCTCGACGCCGCGCCGCGCGACCGGGCGGTGCTCGACGCCGCGCGGGACGACGAAGAGCTCGCCCGGGCCGAGCGTGACGGTGCGATCACGCAGCTCGATGTCGAGCTCGCCTTCGAGAACGAGGAAGAAGTCGTCGGTGTCCGCATGGGCATGCCAGACGAACTCGCCCGCCACTTTCACGATGCGCACATCGTTGCCGTTATAGGTGGCGACCAGCCGGGGGGCCCAATGTTCGGTGAAGGTCGCGAACTTCTCCGCCAGATTGACGGGTTCGCTCACGCCGGCACGCGCCAAACCGCGCAGAGCTTGTTGCCGTCGGGATCACGGACATAGCCGAGATGCATCGTGCCCAGAAGGCCGCCATCGCGCGCGCCGGGGGGCCCCTCGATCGACTGGCCGCCATGAGCGATGGCGACGTCGTGGAACTGCTTCACTTGTTCGGGTGAGCTACACTTGAACCCGATCGTGCCGCCATTGGCAAAAGTCGCGGGTTCGTCGTTGATCGGCTCGGAGATGCACAAAGTGCCGCCGTCGTGGCGGTAGAAAAGCCGCACGTGCCCGCTCGACGCGACGTTGCGGAGCGGCTCGCCCGCGAAGCCGAGCGTGCCGAGCACTGCGTCGTAGAACCGTCGCGCCCCGTCGATGTCGTTCGAGCCGATCATGATGTGATTGAACATCGTTCTATCCCCTCAATAGACCACGACGGTGCGGATGCTCTCGCCCGAATGCATCAGGTCGAAACCCCTGTTGATCTCGTCGAGGCTAAGCACGTGCGTGATCATCGGGTCGATCTGGATCTTGCCGTTCATGTACCAGTCGACGATCTTCGGCACGTCGGTGCGGCCCTTGGCGCCGCCGAACGCGGTGCCGCGCCAGTTGCGGCCGGTAACCAGCTGGAACGGACGCGTGGCGATCTCCTTGCCGGCCTCGGCCACGCCGATGATGATGCTGGTGCCCCAGCCGCGATGGCAGGCCTCCAGCGCGGTGCGCATCACTTCGGTGTTGCCGGTGCAGTCGAAAGTGAAGTCGGCGCCGCCATCGGTGAGGGCGAGTATCTCGGCGATGGTCACCTCGCGCGATTTGCCGCGCGCGTCGATGAAATCGGTCATGCCGAACTTGCGGCCCCATTCCTCGCGGTCGGGATTGATGTCGACGCCGATGATCTTGCCGGCACCGGCCATCTTCGCGCCCTGCAGCACGTTGAGCCCGATGCCACCCAGTCCGAACACGACGATATTGTCGCCGACCTGCACCTTGGCGGTGTTGACCACCGCTCCGACGCCGGTGGTGACTCCGCAGCCGATATAGCAGCTGGTCTGGAACGGCGCGTCCTCGCGGATCTTCGCGACGGCGATCTCGGGCAGCACGGTGAAGTTCGAGAAGGTCGAGCAACCCATATAATGGTAGATCGGCTGACCCTTGTAGCTGAAGCGAGTGGTGCCGTCAGGCATCAGCCCCTTGCCCTGCGTGGCGCGGATCGCGGTGCACAAATTGGTCTTGCCCGAGAGGCACGACTTACACTGGCGGCATTCGGGGGTGTAGAGCGGGATGACATGGTCGCCGGGAGCCACGCTGGTTACCCCTGCGCCGACTTCGCGCACGATCCCCGCGCCTTCATGGCCGAGCACCGAGGGGAAGAGGCCCTCCGAATCGAGGCCGTCGAGCGTATAGGCATCGGTATGGCAAATGCCGGTCGCCATGATCTCGACCAGCACTTCCCCGGTCTTGGGACCTTCGAGGTCGAGTTCGACGATTTCGAGCGGCTGTTTCGCCTCGAATGCGACGGCGGCTCTGGTCTTCATGGGCGTCTCCTTGCTCAGGCGCCTGATCGGGGAAGCCGGGGCGGCTTGCAAGAAGGGATGGTGCTGCCGGTGAGGATTGAACTCACGACAGCTGCCCCCCGAAGGCGAGGGTGAGGCAGGAAGATGGCAAGATAATCACTTTAGATCAAGGTTTACGAACATGGCGGTTTGCCGAAGTTTCGGGGTATCACGAACGCGATAAATCGCCGCATTCACCGCTTGCCGAATCGATATTTCGGGAATATTCGAAACATCGAAGCAACGGAGATAGCGACCATGAAGCGCCTTCACATGCACGTCAGTGTGCCGAACATCGAACAGGCAATCGCATTCTACAGCACCTTGTTCGACGCGCCCCCGGCCGTCGTGAAGGACGATTATGCGAAGTGGATGCTTGAAGACCCGCGCGTCAATCTCGCCATATCGTCGCGGGCTCGGGCAACCGGGATCGATCATGTCGGCGTCCAGGTCGATAGCGCCGACGAACTCGCCGAACTCGCTACGCGGTTGAAGGCCGCAGGATCAACGACGTTCGATCAAGAGGCAACGACGTGCTGCTACGCGAAGTCCGACAAGTCATGGGTTACGGACACCGCAGGCGTTCGTTGGGAAACCTTCTTCACGCATGGCGAAGCGACCGCATACGGCGTAGACGAAATGATCCCCGATGCAGCCCCGAAGGCGGCTTGCTGCTAATGCAGTTGCCCATGGCCGTAGAGGCGCTGTCCGGCCTCGCACATGCCAGCCGTCTTGCCGTCTTCCGTCTGCTAGTGCGGGCCGGTTCGGATGGCATGGCGGCGGGCAATATTGCTCGCGAAGTTGGAGCGCTTCCCAATACGCTTTCGACGCATTTGACGATCCTCGGCAATGCGGGGTTGATCCGATCGCGACGCGACGGCCGTTCGGTGATCTATTCGGCCGACTATGACGGGATGCGCGATCTTCTCGGCTTCCTTGTCGCCGACTGTTGCGCCGGGCGCCCCGAGATATGCGGTTCGCTTGGCGAACTCGCGACCAACGCCGATTGCTGTTCGTGACGCTATCGCGGCGCATCGCTGGCGAGTTCGCCGGTACGGCGATGTTGCTCGCGATCATTGTCGGTTCGGGGATCATGGGCGAACGGCTCGCGGCCGGGAATGGTGCGGTCGCATTGCTCGGGAATACGATCGCAACCGGCGCGGGGCTGATCGTCCTTATCCATATGTTCGGACCCGTTTCCGGCGCGCACTTCAACCCGGCGGTGACATTGGCCGTCTTGCTGAAACGCGACACGACAGCGCGTGTCGCGATCCTCTACGTCACTGCGCAGGTAGCCGGGGCGATTATTGGGGTATGGGCAGCACACGCCATGTTCGCCGAACCGATCCTTCAGATATCGAGCAAGGCGCGCGACGGCCTTCCGCAAGGCTTCGCCGAATGCGTCGCCACCTTCGGCCTGGTCGGGACGATCTTCAGCACGCAACGCCATCGCCCCGAGTTCACGCCGATCGCTGTGGGACTCTACATCACCGCCGCATATTGGTTCACGGCGTCAACGTCCTTCGCGAACCCGGCCGTGACGATCGCCCGAAGCTTGTCGAACACCTTCGCCGGGATCGCGCCCGCGTCGATCGCCGTCTTCATCGCGGGGCAGCTTGTCGGCACCCTCGCGGCCATCGCGTTTTTCGGCTGGCTATTGAAAGAGGAAAGCCCACAGTGACCGACGAATTCCCGATCACGATCTATCACAACCCCGATTGCGGCACCTCGCGCAACACGCTCGCGATGATCGAATCGGCCGGATACGCGCCTAAGGTTGTCGAGTATCGCAAAGCCGGCTGGACACGGCCGCAGCTTGACCAACTGCTAGCCGCAATGGGGGCGAAGCCGCGTGACGTAATGCGCGAGAAGGGCACGCCCGCCGCTGAACTTGGCTTGCTCGATACGTCGGCGTCCGATGAAGCGATCTTGGAAGCCATGATCGAACACCCGATCCTGGTGAACAGACCGATCGTGGCGACGCCGAAGGGCACGAAGCTATGTCGGCCGTCCGAAGCCGTGTTGCCGCTGCTAGACTGCGTTCCGACCGAATTCACGAAGGAAGACGGCGAAGTCGTGCGGCCGTAGCGATTGGCGGGCACCGTGGGCGTCACATTGGTCGCGCGTGTTACCCCGGTGCGACCCGAGCGGCCCCGGGGCCGAGGAGATCTCGCTAAATCACGGGAAAAATGGTGCTGCCGGTGAGGATTGAACTCACGACCTCAGCCTTACCAAGGATGCGCTCTACCACTGAGCTACGGCAGCACTCGCCGGTCGGGGACCGGGCGGGAGGGGCCTATGTGCTTGGGGGTGAGTGATTGTCAACCCGAAGCCGGCCGGTTTATCGATGCTCCGCATGAACGATACGGAAAAACAGGCCCGGCGCGCCGAGGCGCTGCGGGCCAATCTGAGGAAACGTAAACAACAGGCGCGCGCGCAGTCGGCCGAGGCGGAGCCTCAGCGCGACTGCACCCAGCCCGCGGCGAACGATCCCAAGGCATAGCCTTTGTCGATGATGACGTGGGGACCCATCAGGTACATCGCCATCGAGACGGCACCTGCCAGAAACCACATCATCCGATTGGCGCGACCTTCGCTTCCAACCATAGCCGTTCTTCCTCGCCCAATTGCGGGCCCACCACTTCGAGGACCCGCGCGTGATACGCATTAAGCCACTGAAGTTCCTTTGAGGTTAACAGCGCCGGCTCGATCAGCCGCCGCTCGATGGGGGCGAAAGTCAGGGTTTCGAAAGCCAGCATAGGCTGCTCGGCACCGGGAACTTCGGCTTGGACGATCAGCACCAGATTCTCGATGCGGATGCCGTATTCGCCGGCTTTGTAATAGCCCGGCTCGTTCGACAGGAACATGCCGGCGCGAAGCGGCTCGAGGCTCTGGCCGCCCGGGTAAAAGGGCTGGGCGATGCGCTGGGGCCCTTCATGGACCGAGAGATAGGCGCCCACGCCGTGGCCGGTGCCATGGCCGAAATCGAGCCCCACTTCCCAGAGCGGCGCCCGCGCGAAACTGTCGAGCTGCGCGCCGGTGGTGCCGTCGGGGAACAGCGCGGTGGCGATGCCGATATGCCCCTTGAGCACGCGGGTGAAGCGATCCTTCATTTCCGGGGTCGGATCGCCCACCGGCATGACGCGAGTCACGTCGGTGGTGCCGTCGGCATATTGGCCACCCGAATCGACGAGGTAGAGCTGGCCCGGTTCGATTGGGAGGCTCGATTCCTCGGTGACCTTATAATGCGGGATCGCGCCGTTCGGCCCGGTGGCGGAGATGGTGTCGAAGCTCAGATCCTTGAGCAATCCGGTCGCTTCGCGGAACTGCTGGAGCTTCGCGGCGGCCGACATCTCGCTGAGTCCGCCGGCCGGCGCGGTCTCCTCGAACCATTTGAGGAAGCGCATCAGCGCCGCGCCATCGCGGGCCTGCGCGGCCCTGTGCCCGGCGATCTCGGCGGGGTTCTTGAGTGCCTTGGCGAGGACGACAGGGTCGCGCAGGCTCAGCACTTTCGCGCCGCCGGCATCGAGCGAATCGAAGATCGCGGCGACCGCGCGCTCGGGATCGGCGGCGACGCGCTTGCCCGCAAAGCCCGTGAGCGCCGGCGCGAACGCCGCGCGATCATGGACGCGGATCGCGTTGCCGAGATGCTGGCGGACGGTATCGGTGATCTTTTCCGGCGCGACGAACAAATCGGCGGTGCCGTCGGCGTTGACGATCGCATAAGCGAGCGCGACCGGGGTATGGCTCACGTCGTTGCCGCGAATATTGAATGCCCAGGCGATCGAATCGAGCGCCGACAGCACCACGGCGTCCGCCTTTCGCGCGGTGAGCCACTCGGCGATCTCGGCGCGCTTGGCGGCGGACGTCCGCCCGGCCGCGGCATCGTCCTGGACGCGCAGCGTCGCGTCGGAGGGGGCAGGGCGATCGGGCCAGACCGCATCGACTGGGTTCGTATCCACTGCGAGCAGCTCCGCGCCCTTTTCGGCGAGGGCCTTCTTTGCCTCCTCGACCCAGGCGCGCGTGTGCAGCCACGGATCATAGCCGATCCGCCCGCCATCGGGGGCGTGTTCGCCCAGCCAGCCGGCCATGCTGGTGCCGGGGACGGAGACATATTGCCATTGGTCGGCCGAAACCTGCTGGCGCACCTGGAGCGTGTAGCGCCCGTCGGTGAAGATCGCCGCCGCGCTCGACAGCACCACCGCGCTGCCGGCGCTGCCCTGGAATCCGGTCAGCCAGGCGAGGCGTTGGGCATAGGCGCCGACATATTCGGACATGTGCTCGTCGGTGAGCGGCACGACGAAGCCGTCGAGCCGGTCGCGCTTCAGCTGTTCGCGAAGGGCGTGCAGGCGGTCGGCATAGCTGGACATGGCGGTTCCTCGAACATCGGGTCGGCCGCGGACTCCGGGATCGGCGCCGTGAGTCGGCAGCTTGATTGACGACCGT
Protein-coding regions in this window:
- a CDS encoding NAD(P)/FAD-dependent oxidoreductase; its protein translation is MTRYDVLIVGAGHAGAQAAIALRQHQFAGSIGLLGDEPELPYERPPLSKEYLAGDKPFERLLIRNAAFWDERQVALLPGRTAVKVDPVGHTIATADGENIGYGTLIWATGGKPRRLACAGGDLAGIHTVRTRADVDRMIAELPAVRRVVVIGGGYIGLEAAAVLARLGREVTVLEAQDRVLARVAGEPLSRFFEAEHRAHGVDIRLGVVVEAIFGEDRVTGVRLAGGETLPAEMAIVGIGIDPAVAPLLDAGANGGNGVLVDAQSRTSLPDIFAVGDCALHANRFAADRGIRLESVQNANDQATVAAKTILGVDAVYDAVPWFWSNQYDLKLQTVGISAGHDAVVLRGEPASRSFSVIYLRAGRVIALDCVNATKDYVQGRKLVLEASVIDPARLADNTTPLKDLA
- the fghA gene encoding S-formylglutathione hydrolase encodes the protein METLSTNKAHDGVQGVYRHASLATGTEMTFSVYVPPHPAGAKLPVLWYLSGLTCTHANVTDKGEYRRACAERGVIFIAPDTSPRGEGVPNDDAYDFGQGAGFYVDATEAPWASHFRMRSYIEQELPELIAAEFPADMTRQGITGHSMGGHGALTIALRNPDRFRSVSAFAPIVAPSVVPWGEKALAGYLGADRTAWHPYDACALILDGARVGELLVDVGDADQFLHDQLRPELLRAACDAAGIPLTLRVQPGYDHSYYFISTFLTDHVAWHAERLTA
- a CDS encoding ACT domain-containing protein; this translates as MTSSWLPTLDCEDRPGIAAAVSGFLAECGGFILDSQQYAHLDAGRFFMRVEFKAAGYRRVARGVCTGCRAAGAQLDTFIRTIVSR
- a CDS encoding cupin domain-containing protein, with product MSEPVNLAEKFATFTEHWAPRLVATYNGNDVRIVKVAGEFVWHAHADTDDFFLVLEGELDIELRDRTVTLGPGELFVVPRGVEHRPVARRGVEHRPVARRGEVRMINIEPGGTHNLGEGSPQRPVVEG
- a CDS encoding VOC family protein: MFNHIMIGSNDIDGARRFYDAVLGTLGFAGEPLRNVASSGHVRLFYRHDGGTLCISEPINDEPATFANGGTIGFKCSSPEQVKQFHDVAIAHGGQSIEGPPGARDGGLLGTMHLGYVRDPDGNKLCAVWRVPA
- a CDS encoding S-(hydroxymethyl)glutathione dehydrogenase/class III alcohol dehydrogenase, translating into MKTRAAVAFEAKQPLEIVELDLEGPKTGEVLVEIMATGICHTDAYTLDGLDSEGLFPSVLGHEGAGIVREVGAGVTSVAPGDHVIPLYTPECRQCKSCLSGKTNLCTAIRATQGKGLMPDGTTRFSYKGQPIYHYMGCSTFSNFTVLPEIAVAKIREDAPFQTSCYIGCGVTTGVGAVVNTAKVQVGDNIVVFGLGGIGLNVLQGAKMAGAGKIIGVDINPDREEWGRKFGMTDFIDARGKSREVTIAEILALTDGGADFTFDCTGNTEVMRTALEACHRGWGTSIIIGVAEAGKEIATRPFQLVTGRNWRGTAFGGAKGRTDVPKIVDWYMNGKIQIDPMITHVLSLDEINRGFDLMHSGESIRTVVVY
- a CDS encoding ArsI/CadI family heavy metal resistance metalloenzyme, whose translation is MKRLHMHVSVPNIEQAIAFYSTLFDAPPAVVKDDYAKWMLEDPRVNLAISSRARATGIDHVGVQVDSADELAELATRLKAAGSTTFDQEATTCCYAKSDKSWVTDTAGVRWETFFTHGEATAYGVDEMIPDAAPKAACC
- a CDS encoding ArsR/SmtB family transcription factor → MAVEALSGLAHASRLAVFRLLVRAGSDGMAAGNIAREVGALPNTLSTHLTILGNAGLIRSRRDGRSVIYSADYDGMRDLLGFLVADCCAGRPEICGSLGELATNADCCS
- a CDS encoding MIP/aquaporin family protein — its product is MTLSRRIAGEFAGTAMLLAIIVGSGIMGERLAAGNGAVALLGNTIATGAGLIVLIHMFGPVSGAHFNPAVTLAVLLKRDTTARVAILYVTAQVAGAIIGVWAAHAMFAEPILQISSKARDGLPQGFAECVATFGLVGTIFSTQRHRPEFTPIAVGLYITAAYWFTASTSFANPAVTIARSLSNTFAGIAPASIAVFIAGQLVGTLAAIAFFGWLLKEESPQ
- a CDS encoding arsenate reductase family protein, which produces MIESAGYAPKVVEYRKAGWTRPQLDQLLAAMGAKPRDVMREKGTPAAELGLLDTSASDEAILEAMIEHPILVNRPIVATPKGTKLCRPSEAVLPLLDCVPTEFTKEDGEVVRP
- a CDS encoding aminopeptidase P family protein, coding for MSSYADRLHALREQLKRDRLDGFVVPLTDEHMSEYVGAYAQRLAWLTGFQGSAGSAVVLSSAAAIFTDGRYTLQVRQQVSADQWQYVSVPGTSMAGWLGEHAPDGGRIGYDPWLHTRAWVEEAKKALAEKGAELLAVDTNPVDAVWPDRPAPSDATLRVQDDAAAGRTSAAKRAEIAEWLTARKADAVVLSALDSIAWAFNIRGNDVSHTPVALAYAIVNADGTADLFVAPEKITDTVRQHLGNAIRVHDRAAFAPALTGFAGKRVAADPERAVAAIFDSLDAGGAKVLSLRDPVVLAKALKNPAEIAGHRAAQARDGAALMRFLKWFEETAPAGGLSEMSAAAKLQQFREATGLLKDLSFDTISATGPNGAIPHYKVTEESSLPIEPGQLYLVDSGGQYADGTTDVTRVMPVGDPTPEMKDRFTRVLKGHIGIATALFPDGTTGAQLDSFARAPLWEVGLDFGHGTGHGVGAYLSVHEGPQRIAQPFYPGGQSLEPLRAGMFLSNEPGYYKAGEYGIRIENLVLIVQAEVPGAEQPMLAFETLTFAPIERRLIEPALLTSKELQWLNAYHARVLEVVGPQLGEEERLWLEAKVAPIG